The Anoplopoma fimbria isolate UVic2021 breed Golden Eagle Sablefish chromosome 9, Afim_UVic_2022, whole genome shotgun sequence genome contains the following window.
ATCAGCTCGCACTCTACGGTCAAACGATTTGAATTTGCTTTCGGTACCACGCACTCGCCTTAGAACCCGTGGAGACCGAGCCTTTGAGGCAGTAGCGCCAACATTATGGAACACTCTGCCTTCACTTCTACGGTTATCTGAATCTGTGACTTCTTTCAAAGGCCAGATTAAGACATACCTATTTAGAAAGGCCTTTGTATAATACTCCAGGTCtgcttttaaacttgtttttattatttattgactgtCTGTTGGACCATTTTAGcaggttttaatgttttatgtcttgtttttattgaattgtttttgttttcctgctgacTGTAATTCCCGctgctgttaagcactttgtgacctCTGTCTGTGAAAAgctctttataaataaaatgtattattataattattattaaaaattaatgtcttataaatatatttttctgtaagATGCAGGTTGCCGTTGTGTGATCCAACCAGGCCAAATTAAATCCTGCATAAACCTCAAATACATCAGAATGAAGTGAAATACTCACCCGATGAAGTAAGTGATGATGAGGAGTTGGACGACACGGTTGATGATGCCGATGGTCCAGCTCTTCACTACCACTGACTTAGTGGTTTCATAGGTGAAGAAGTCTTTCATACAAGACCACATCTTAGCCATACGTGTGTgcgtaaaaacaaaaaagcttgtgtttgtgtattttctgtaagacttaaagaaatataaagcGATTCACAGAAAAATTAGGAACATTACACTGTGTATGGAATATTGATATAACGGCTGAACCTGATCTCCAAATGAAGCAGCTGTTGGTGTCTATGCTACAAGAATTACAGATGTTCGGTCCCCAAACGTGGCTGAAGTCTTCATTCTTATTTTGtgttggaaaaagaaagaaattgatGTTTCAGGTCCAACACTGAGAGCTGTATCCAGATATCCAAGAGCTgtatctcctcttcctcattcgTCTTCAGTCAATGCTCTCCTCCTGTGACTTCATGGATGATGTGGGCTCACAAGTAAACAGCGTTCtatctcttctttttctgtgtctctgtcttcagCCACTCTGCCcgtctctttcttcctccctctctccctctcttgtttatctcctctctctctgtcccccccTCCATTAGCTAAACCACTCCTCATGGtccccctccctctttctgctCAGCGCACCGTTGGACGTTCATGGTCAAGTTGTTCGTGCACAACATTCTGAGTTTTTAATCAAAAGCTCTGTCAAAAGTCAAAAATCTGCTTTCAGAGGTATtaaaaggagatttttttttgttatatggTTAGGCTGGCGACTAGAGGTctccaaaactttttttttttaataaagagaaGACCCAATCCAAAAGGGACCAAGGACATAGACCCCCTAACCTGATCCTATTGGGCTGAATATCATTTAGACATCTAATTTATAACAATTTTAtggtctttcatttttttctcagaacaTCATGAATACTACTGGTGAATTTAGCTGGATCAACCTGTCAGCTGGATGTTTCGTACAGCGCTAACATACCAGTACATAACTTTGAatcaaaatgatcaaatttCACCACTTTAGCGTAGCATATCAATTCTctgataaatatgaaatatttgttCGATTCAGATTGCTTTTTATCGCTCATGTTAaatgagaggggaggagagaggagtggaaCTCATCTTGTACAAAAGGCTGCTATCAACCCCGTCTATCAGCCTCTACATCCGCATACACACCACAAACCATATCCAGGAGATAACATTACACACTAATTCAATCACATCTGTCTTCAGTCTTTTGCCACCTACACTCTCTGAATACCTCCATTAAACAGTCACTTATGATAAGTCGATAATGGACTGCCATTGGATGTGAACCAGAAAGTGGTAATACATCAGTTTAGGTTGGTTGCAAACTGCAACCTCACCGCTAAATGCCACCAAATCATCCACACTGCAACTGtaagagattttaatgttttgttctacgatatagaatacccctctggtgaatttagaagtTTAACACGTCTGAAAAAGGGCGGTTGCTGACAGGTGTCTAAATGAGAGGAACAAACGTCATCACTAGAACACTACTCCTCCTTTAGCTTctagtcatgtgaccgtggtggagttcctttatagcctaaTGTTAGCTTTATACTTCTGCTGGATTTATTCACTTcagaaatcataaaagtggagTTTATCAGTGATTATCCTGCTGAGAAAAGTGTAAGAATCATAACTGTTCTGCATGTTAAGATAGAAAGCTTGACTGTTATTTCCACAACTATAAGCCTCTGATAAACAATCCCTGGATATCAATGtgaagacaaaagagaaaatggCATTTCTCTCAACACTcaagcgtgcacacacacacacacacacacacacacacacacacacacacacacacacacacacacacacacacacacacacacacacacacacacaccttagaTTAGATTATGCAGTAAGCGATCTATTTGGATGGAGGGATAAGGGAGATGTAGAGAGGGAAATACCGAGGAAGACAGCTACAGCACTGGTCAAAAAGATTTGTATTGATTATGATATTAatgaccagagagagagagagagagagagagagagagacctgccacccatcaccatcatcattggGTTAActtccatcatcatcaccatcattttCATTGTAAGGATTACATCCGTTGAGGCTTTAGCCACAAACATCATGCCAGTACACTCTGATCAGAACCCTGCGACCACTTTGTGTAATCTAATGGGAAACCAAATAAAGACTAAAGCAGAGTAAATGTCCTCCTGTCACTGACTGATgggttgaagtgatgaggagtTCAGTCATCACTGCTTGCCGGTCTCtgcatgaatatataaataaataagtatttttacaATTTCACACAACTGCTATGATGGTTGTTATTAAATgaaactgcttttaaaaaaaaaaagctgctcttGTCACTGGGTGAAGTTCTGCAGCCAtgatatgtactgtatgtaacaTGTTTTTCACCTCACGTCCTGATATTTACTGAAAACATGCACAGAAACCTGACTGTGTTGGGACTTgatttcatttcctgtctggCCTCTGATTCATGAACGTATGTGGCTCAACACAATCTCTTATTGTGggtttttacaaaagaaaaaaggtctgCATTGTTTAATTAGTATGTTTAAGCCTAAAAACAAGTTATTATtctggattaaaacaaatacatatttgatttaaatcataaatcatggGTGAAGGATTTAAAAATCCCAAATTTTTCACCACTTCAGGAAATCTGTAAACGGTTCCCATGAAGCTTTTCTAGCATGGCgtaataagtcattattatcTCCATGTGAAGATTatctgtatctgtctgtctgccccgACTAATCCCATAAACCAATGGACCCATCAATATcttttgtgctcatttattACTGTATGCTAATGGCCCTTTTGTGTTTGCGGTGATTCACACAGTTTGaaagacatattttattgatatatttctatttctatgctGTCATTGACTCGTCATTAGTCAGTCATGTACTGTCAACCAGGCCCTTTTTCTAAACTTATCttatagttttgttgcctagacctaacttttattttgaaaggacattATACATGTAAAGCAGTGGAAACTGACATTGCCGTTGTAACGTTTGTAAGGGTCAATTGTGGTTTGTGTTGATTCagtcaaacattacagcagcgGTTGTTGCAGACATACCTGGTGGAGATGTTCTCTACTAATGCACTTTTCTAATAGGATTGTTTTTTCTAGTTGCTGTGATGAACTCTCTTCTAATGCCATATATATCAACGTTTGAGCTGAATAATATCTCAGCCATTCAGAAGGACAGGAGGTCTCCTCTGTTAGACTGCTGACGTAACCTAAAAGTTCATACACAAACAATGGTGTTCATTAAACtgctgttattttctttaaattgccATCTTTATGTAGACATAACGGGTGAACAACACAGCAGTCTGTTGAGCAGGTTCATATTCGAGGCtggatttggtttttttttgtcatatgtgTAACTACAGATGTCAGTGTGATTTGAATGGCAGAGAATTTGAATTTTCTTATTTGTGGAACTGAAACATTTATGGTTTCACTTCAGCTTTCTATAGTAAGATAAATATTTCCATCTTATCTTGTATTGTGGAGCCTCCAAGCTGTCTGTACAATATGCATAGCAGGCATAAATTCTATATACCTGTAGTAAGTCAATAATAATGTCCTCTAAAGAGaggcagcagaggcagagaaaaagaacTGCCACTGCCTGATCATGAGGTCACTATCCTTGGAGATCTCAGTTTAGAGTCTAAACTGAGAGATGCCAAGGTAAGTCAGTCTAAACTTTAGACTGACTTACCTTGGCATCTAATAATCTAAGAGCTTTTCTACAATCTTCATTTTACAAAGCTAATTTCTCACCCAAACATGAAGTCAGGCATAATTGACTAAATATGATCCATTGTTCTGCCTGTGATGTTTTTGACCTCGCTGTTAGTGACCATTGTCCCATTGTTTGCATTAGAAATGAAAAGGGAAACTAATTCCCACATAGTGGTCAGAAAACGTTTGATGGATCAGACGTTTTGACCTGAAGTTGACTCCCTCAAAATCCCTGATCttgaaaattaatttaataaggTCTTACTTTGATTTAGATAAGCATGCGCCCCTTAAAAGTCAGAACAGAATGTTGCTCCTCTCCCTGGTTCACTGCTGAAACTGCAGAAACAAAGAATCGTGTCACTCTGTCGTCTTTAGACATTTGAGGTAAAAGTGCAATGCTGTTGTCAGAAAACCAAAAACGGACTATTATCTGCACTCGTTTACTAATTCCTTTTGTAACCTAAGTAAAGGCATCATTCCTTTATTTTAGAAGACTTCCTATATATTCTTCCTCTCCATAAAGGTGGTAGCAAATCTGAATTAAACAAGTATTGTCCAATCTCAAACCTATCTTGCCTTGCAAAAATACTTAATTCACAGTGGAAATCATTTTTATCCACTTATACTCTATTTCTTTAGGCCTAAGCATAGAAGTTGTGTGCTACTTCTTAAGTAATTAACAATATAGTCTCAGCTTTAATTAAGAAAAGACTGTGCTGccctttttattgatttaatgaaGGCTTTTGTCACAGTTGACCAATCTATGCTTTTACAACAACTTTTGGAGTTTTGACTGTGGTTGTTTCAGAATTATTTCTCTGATAGGTCGCAAGCAGTGGTGCCATTCATTCCTCCCATTTTTCAGGGTCTCTGAGTACAAGAAGGAAGTCTGGAGACACCATTTACTATTGTTGATTACTTATTGTgacccatatatatatatatgcaaggAAACAAATTCAAACTTTGACTTAATAAAATGTGGTTCGTCAGGAACCACAAGGATTGCGAGCCTTAAAGACCTGTGGCtcgtttaaaatgaaatgatccAGTGAAGTGATGTGTGAGAGAGTCTGCTTCAGAGCTGAGGGCAGAGAGAGGCTGAACATGAACCGTCGTGAGGTTCTGGGACATGCACCTGCTTGTTTAGCTGCAAATCTTATTTCCACGGGGATGTTAACCCAAGGCCGAGGTTTTAGAGGTGGGACTAACAGATAAGAGCCGAGGAACATCAGTCTCTGACGGACTGGACTTATagtcacttcttaaaacacatttttacagaatggcttttatgtgatgtcgtcattttaatgtttcattttcatctggtcttagtatttatatattaaatacttaTATTCGTTTgctatattttacctatttcacttgattttatttattttgttggtttatttgattgtcacttgttatttcatttagttttatcctaacgattgttcttaatgtttcttctattgcactgttttgctggcttgtctgtcgaagcactttgtaaaccttgtttttaaaaggtgctatataaataaagttataattattattataatagtgTGAGGGTGTGTTCAACATCGCAAACATTCTGCATAAGAAccattaagtgtgttttttccagCAGACTGAACTCTTCAGTAGGAACAAGCAAATCTCTGAAAACGAACAAAGCAAGTTTACCAACCAAGCTCTATTTGGATAAAGATGTAAAACCAACTATcgcatgaaaacacatttaaatgtatttaagtgACGCATTAACAGCTATTAAATAACTCTCATAAGACTAAACACCGTATCCACTGATCAACCAAACACGTGCTGATGAAGTGGTGTAACATGAGTGTGACGGCAGGAGgcagcagagacagaagaagaagaaaagaagaagaagaagaagaaggaggaggaggaggaggagaagaagaaccCGTCGgtgttgtttctgctgcaggCTGAGAGAAGAGAAGACACATCGAGCAGGAACAACGTCTGCTGGCGCTCAGGCTGCTTCATCCAGGTAAGTTCAAGAGGCTGAGAGAGGAGAGCCGCGTGACGTCACAGGCTGTCCGTCAGACGCTACAATGAAGCGGACAGCCTGCTGCGTTCACTGTCGGGGACTCCGCGTCGGACACGGTGCCACTCTGGTTCAAAGAGTAGCGCTGTTGAAAGGTGGCTGTAGATGTTATAACCGGGTAATATAGATGTTATTACCGGGAAATGTAGATGTTATTACCGGGTAATATAGATGTTATAACCATGTAGATGTTATTACCGGGTAATGTAGATGTTATTACCATGTAGATGTTATAACTGGGTAATATAGATGTTATTACCATGTTATTACCGGGTAATGTAGATGTTATAACCGGGTAATGTAGATGTTATTACCATGTAGATGTTATTACCGGGTAATGTAGATGTTATTACCATGTAGATGTTATTACCGGGTAATGTAGATGTTATTACCGGGTAATGTAGATGTTATTACCGGGTAATGTAGATGTTATAACCATGTAGATGTTATTACCGGGTAATGTAGGTGTTATAACCGGGTAATGTAGATGTTATTACCATGTAGGTGTTATTACCGGGTAATATAGATGTTATTACCATGTAGATGTTATTACCGGGTAATGTAGATGTTATTACCATGTAGATGTTATAACTGGGTAATATAGATGTTATTACCATGTAGATGTTATTACTGGGTAATGTAGATGTTATAACTGGGTAATGTAGATGTTATTACCATGTAGATGTTATTACCGGGTAATGTAGATGTTATTACCATGTAGATGTTATTACCGGGTAATATAGATGTTATTACCGGGTAATGTAGATGTTATAACCATGTAGATGTTATAACCGGGTAATATAGATGTTATTACCAGGTAATATAGATGTTATAACCATGTAGATGTTATAACCGGGTAATGTAGATGTTATAACCGGGTAATGTAGATGTTATAACCGGGTAATGTAGATGTTATAACCATGTAGATGTTATTACCGGGTAATATAGATGTTATTACCGGGTAATATAGATGTTATAACCATGTAGATGTTATAACCGGGTAATGTAGATGTTATAACCGGGTAATGTAGATGTTATTACCATGTAGATGTTATTACCGGGTAATATAGATGTTATTACCGGGTAATGTAGATGTTATAACCATGTAGATGTTATAACCGGGTAATATAGATGTTATTACCAGGTAATATAGATGTTATAACCATGTAGATGTTATAACCGGGTAATGTAGATGTTATAACCATGTAGATGTTATTACCGGGTAATATAGATGTTATTACCGGGTAATGTAGATGTTATAACCGGGTAATGTAGATGTTATTACCATGTAGATGTTATTACCGGGTAATGTAGATGTTATAACCGGGTAATGTAGGTGTTATAACCATGTAGATGTTATTACCGGGTAATATAGATGTTATTACCATGTAGATGTTATAACTGGGTAATATAGATGTTATTACCTGGTAATGTAGATGTTATAACCATGTAGATGTTATTACCGGGTAATGTAGATGTTATAACGGGTAATATAGATGTTATAACCGGGTAATGTAGGTGTTATAACCATGTAGATGTTATTACCGGgtaatgtgttgtatctctgttatgctgctcattctgtacacatgacatctattgcattctgtccatcctgggagaaggatccctcctctgtcgttctcccataggtttcttccttttttcctccctgttaaagggggtttttaggggagtttttcctgtgccgatgtgagggaaggacagaggatgtcgcatgtgcacagattgtaaagccctctgaggcaaatttgtaatttgtgattctgggctatacaaaataaactgaattgaattgaattaatgtaGATTCACCATGTAGATATGTATGACTCATTCTAAGCTAAAGgaaacacaacgattcttagtttcagattattatacactaatgaaaacatagtaatgaatactacattacatttctgctaatagatcccctAAAATGCGACAACCTGGAGCTTTTGAGTAGAGAGTAAATGTAAGCGAAAAGGGGGACTAAGGTATATCCTGTAGTATTCTCAAACAGAAAGTGTGCTTACATGCCGATGACTTACTCATGTTCTTATCTGACCTTCAGTGCCCTTTAGGGATACAAACTTAACTCAAACTAGTCCAAACTCAATTCAAGTACTTTGGTGTTCATGTCCCTCGGGAACAGGCTGATTTACTCAGATCTAATATTAGTCCACTTCTCATTTGAATAAAGTCTGCAGTGTCAGGTAGTTTCAATGTGGACACCATTATGACCGCTCTAGTTACCTTCTACTTTAGCAAGGAATGAGTGCTCACTCTGCCTGCAGATATGCTCAGCCTGTCAGTCTAAACCATCCACGGCATATGTTATTGTCTTGTTACATTAAATGGAGACAACATCAACAGACTAATGACCCAGCAGCCATTATTTCATACctgtaaatgataaaaatatgaacaaaaataagaaattactcactttataaaaaaatgtttaagtagTTTATTTATAGTTTGTGTAGAATAAgtgaaatacaattttattttagattgctactgactattttatcacaaaaatgaacaaaaaaaattgttatattGCCTTTTCAAGGACATATATAGCAAATGACACAATTTTCAATTAAAAGTAAGTTCTTCTTTAACGCCTGTCTATATCCAGGGGTGTGAACCATTAGGGCCTGCTCTCCTCCCAACATGATGTTGTAGGGCTCCTCTCtctatttttggaaaaaatcaCCAGACTATAAACGGCAAAGTAGAAGAGTAAAGtgtatgcctgtgtgtttgttctagatcagtcaccatgacaaccaagAATGGATTGATAACTGATTCATACAAAGTGGTGAAGAAAGCAAGGAATGGGGTGAAACGAAAGAAGAGGCCTACTACTCCGCCGCCGCAGAAAGGTGAAGAGCAACACAGTGTTTGTATAGAGCTCATGTTTTAGCGAGCTATGTTCTGTGTTGTAGCTAATGTCCCCTTAGTcaaacagacattcatggttgtCAGTGAAATACAGATCTCCATCACCATCTGAGGATCATtaaaacggcaaaaaatgattTCCATATCTTCACAACTCTTCATATTTTGATTGTGTTCCCTTCAGTTCCAGGTAGCTTTTAACATGTATTTTCTACTGATACATGCCTTCTGTATTTCTCctgtaaaaacattattattatcatatttgtgGGCTTCATGGCATCACTTGACGGATGTAATTGTAATTCCACCGTTAGGCCAATATTTAAATTAGCTCCAAAACCTGGCGCTCCTCGTTGGGGCTTGCTCTCTTATGAATAACGCACTGTCTACTTACTTTGCATTTGCCCAAATGATTGGTCATTGGAGTTCATGTTGGcttttattaatgtaaaaaatggttacattaaaaaaaatggaacattaaaaagataaatagatattttcatttcaatttgaatttAGATTTCAGTTGAATATTACCAATGTTAGAGCAGTGTTGTGATACAGTAGCATTGACTGTATCTTTCCATTGGAGCAGAGCCTGAAACTGACACGGTCCGAGAGGGGGAGCTGCAGAGACTCAGCCAGTTTGATCTGGACTGGAGATTTGGGCCATGCACAGGTAACATACCGACACATATACGCACTGTAGAATACCTGGCTTTGGAAGAAAGTGGCGTCAACTTAAAGATTATATTTCAtcttataatattatatttatattagtatatatattattttaacatagatacatatatacttAAATTAACAATCATTTTGTGTAACATGAGAAGTTTTGCTTTTAGTGACGAACCAACAGATAGTGATCACAAACTGTGCAGTTCCCCTCAGTCCACTTTTAGCTCTTTGCTTTGGCTTTACTTACTgctgtgggcggctgtggcgtagtggagagcaaggtagttctccaatcagaggatcggtggttcgatacccagcctcggcagtcgatgtgtccttgggcaagacgcttaaccccaagttgctcccgaaggcttgccatcgccatgcatgaatgttagttagagtctgatggtggcaccttgcatggtagcctgtcatcagtgtgtgaatgggtgaatgatatgtaatatactactgattgtaagtcgctttggataaaagcgtctgctaaatgactgtaatgtaatgtaatgtaatgctgtgGTTTAGGCTGGACTGTGTTCATTGACTTTATGTCCATGTTTGACTACAGTATTTCCTCCATTGTCATCTCATTGCACAAAGCTGCATTGCTGCTGTTCTTCTGCACTATTATTGTACAGTAGtgcaaaaacagcttttaatcACACGAATGGTTCAtggtactctctctctctctctctctctctctctctctctctctcgctctctctctctccaggtatCAGCAGGCTGCAGAGATGGGAGAGAGCAAAGCTTCATGGTCTGAGCCCATCCGAGGAGAtcaaagagctgctgctgcaaacacacactgaccccGAGTACAAcctcaggtaacacacacatatacatctCCATTGTTGGGATCTCCAGAATATTTGAAAATGCCACACAATGCTCACTTTGTATTAACTCCTTTACTCACTATGTCATCCACCACCTCTAGCAATATACAGTAGGTAGCCTGTGTTCTTTATCCTGTAATGGCAGATATACACTATCATGGACATACACTGTGTAAAGGTAGTTTTAGGTGGTTTGAACAAAAATATCCTAGCTGAAAATAATAAGTATATGTCTCAAGCCTTCCTCCGTTATTACCCAAAGTGTGATCCAAATAGTGACATACCTCGATCCtccattcattacattacattacagtcatttagcagacgcttttatccaaagcgacttacaatcagtagtatattacatatcattcacccattcacacactgatgacaggctaccatgcaaggtgccaccatcagactctaactaacattcatgcaacatccagtccaccgatggcaagccttcgggagcaacttggggttaagtgtcttgcccaaggacacatcgactgccgaagccgggtatcgaaccaccgaccctctgattggagaactaccttgctctcatTCGCCATTCCTGTGAGGTAGCTAAAGAACTTCATGGATGTCTTAGTTTGTCTGGCCTATCCCTCCCCTCATGTCCAATCTGGATAACCCGTGTTGGAGAGAAACCTAGTGTTAACAGGTGTGGCCGCAAAATGATATATTTGTACTGAGCCAATTGATAGCTGATGGAAATACAATGACTAATAATGACTCTAGAATTATGTGTCTAGGGGCATTATCCCTAAGTCATAATAATTCTGTTTAATAGAAATTGTTGGAGGCAGTCAACGctaaagttatgttttttgaaTTATATAAATTACTTTCTCATAATGATGaacgaaaggggccagctgaggtggttcgggcatctgatcaggatgcctcctggacgcctccctttagaggttttccaggcacgtccaactggtaagaggccccggggtagacccagaacacgctggagagattatatatctcgtctggcctgggaacgcctcggggttccccaggaggagctggaaagtgttgctggggagaaggacgtctggaggaccctccttagcttgctgcccccgcgacccggccccggataagcggaaggaaatggatggatggatggactttcTCATAacacttttaacttttaagttAAACTATTTAGTCACGTATCCCTTACCACAGATCAAAAGATTTAGCTGTCATTCAAATGACTTATCAAACTGTGTGAGGTAGAATGTTATCTACTTAAAAATATCATTAGGTGTGGTATAGAGCACAAAGATTGAAGATTGAATCAAAAGTTTCAGATTCCTGTTGTCATGGCTATGATTGGACGGATACACTAATTGAGTTCCCAACCTTTTTCTATCATTGAGTGAACTGACTAAGTGAtatgttttatgtatatttcttattatatttaatgcatAACAATAGCAGTTGTACAGATACGTTGTTCTATTAACCTAAATAGTAAACAGTAATTATTTCCTGTACATGTTGCATCAAATATGACTTGCTATTATTTTAAGCAGCTTTTAATACAAGTATCTGTCTGTATTATGTATCCTTTAATGTTAAACAATTATATTTATACTAAATAAGCTTATTTTCTGACAATGTCAGTGTGCTTGGTCATTGTTCTATGAgccctttttttaatcagaggAGGGCCAGAGCTTAATGTGGTGGACTGTTTATCatacaaaaacaggaaacattgaTTTTTGCCACCAGCTGATGATGCTGCTTCTTCTCCATCAGCAGATACTCACCTTTCCTTTAGCAAAACTGTCTTCATTCCCTGGTTTCTATATACCTAGATAGAAACACGATCTCAGTTCTGTTTTCTCTAAAATATCTTAAATCTTTACTTGAATAACATTGAAATTatgtttgtgttgaaataaCTTTGAATTGATTTTAATGCGTGACTCTCTGCCCACTCTTGTCAATGAAGTCTGGTGAGCAATATTTCGGCTTAACTTCCCCGTCCTGTTCTATCCACTGCTGCTTTACCCCGCCTTCAGGTGGCTCTTTCTGACAGGGACTGAAGCTGTTATATCGCACTCTTTAAAGACAAGACGCATACATACAGTCCCACTTCAAAAAATCTGAACGAACCCTTTCAGTTATTTCCAAATTTAGCACAGCTAGCGCTGACTCAGCCTGTGCTAACGTTCAC
Protein-coding sequences here:
- the pold4 gene encoding DNA polymerase delta subunit 4; its protein translation is MTTKNGLITDSYKVVKKARNGVKRKKRPTTPPPQKEPETDTVREGELQRLSQFDLDWRFGPCTGISRLQRWERAKLHGLSPSEEIKELLLQTHTDPEYNLSLWSGYPL